TCTACTCCCTTAAAATATGTCCTGTGGAAACTGAGAAAAATCTGGACCAGGGCTGATATCAAGACTTAATTTGCTTTCCCTCTCAAAGGATCAATCAAGTATTAGTCAAAAATGTGCTCAGAAGTCCAACATATTCTGAGAGTATTAAAGGATAGGAAAGACAGAACCTAACCCTTTCATGAAAATATTTTAAGGCTGAGGGCTTTGACCAAGGCTCTCTTAACGTCTTTGTTCCTCAGGCTGTAGATCATAGGGTTTAGCATAGGAGTAACAATCCCATACAACATGGAAATAATTCTGTCCTGTTTGGGTGAATAGCTGGAGGTGGGGCGAACATAGGTGGCAATGGTGGTCCCATAAAACAGGAAAACTACAGTCAAGTGGGAACCACAGGTGGAAAAGGCTTTGCGCCTTCCCTCAGCAGACTGCATGTGCAGGATAGTAGAGATGATATAGATGTAAGATATCAGAGTGACCAGGAATGCACCACCTCCTAAAATGCCACCCACAAGGAGAGCAGCCAGTTCTGGGAGGTAGGTAGAGGAGCAAGAGGCAGCCATTAACGGTGGGATATCACAGTAATATTGATGAATTTTATAGGGCTCACAGAAGGATAATGTAGAGGTCAATGAAGTATGAATCATGGAACTGATGAAGCCAGTTAGCCAGGTCCCTGCAGCCAGCTGAACACACCGCCATTTTGTCATGATGTTTGTGTAGTGCAAGGGACTGCAGATAGCCACGTAGCGGTCATACGCCATCACTGAGAGTAATAAAATTTCAGTGCCCACAGCATCAATCAGAAAGAAGAGTTGTAATGCACAGCCAACAAATGATATTGACTTGTCCTCTGACAAGAAGACCTGGAGCATCTTGGGCACAGTGACAGTTGGACAAAGGACATCCAGAAAAGACAGGTTGCTGAtgaagaagtacatgggagtcTGGAGGTGAACATCCGTCGCTATTGCCATGAGGATTGAGCCATTCCCTGCCAGAGTGATCAAGTAAATCAGCAGAATTGCTACAAAGAGGAAGATTCGCACTTCTGGGAGATCAGACAGCTCTGTGAAGTAAAAATCTCTTGTTTTTGTGATATTGGCTTTCTCCATTGCCACTCAAATTGCATATCTAAAGTACGGAGAAAATAAAGCAGATTTGTTACAAGAGCAagagcagggatcattcagtttgtaacctAAGGGTAGTTCTGTTATTAATAAGACAGCCAGTCAGGAAGCAGGGTGCCAACGCCCCACGTCTAGGGGATCATAGGCACCTCGGTCCCCTTGGTATCAGTTTTAAGGGGGCTAGGCTCCCTCAATTTTCAGACATTTGTTGTCTTTCTTAAAACTACAAGTTTGACCTGCAACATAATGTTGCAATGTCCACCCACAGTGTTTTATTCACTCCTTTCCACAGTGAGACAGCATGTCATGGCATGCTGAGTTTGACAGTTTCCCTCCACCTAAAACATCCCACCTAAAGATGTTGTCCTCTTCTGCAAATGTCAGGGTTTCCTACATCAGATTATACCTTTTCCTGGTGTGCATGGTTCCCTTTGGGCTACATCAAGATAGCATGAATTTGCTATTAAAATATATTAATCCAGTCAATGTCCATTTGTTTTCTAATGTTAAACTTTATAAAACCAGATACAAAATATTCCAGCTTTTTCATCAGCTATTTTCAACTGACAAAATAagatttttcaaaatatttttcatttaaaaatgtcattaatttttcattaaaatgcatGATGAAAGAGGAAAATCCCAAGATCAATAAAACAGGTATAGTATCATCTAACAACactaccctccaaaatttcacttCCTCTTAATACCAGACCTTTTTAGGGTAAGAGAGTTATTTGCCAAATCTGTCAATGTTTAATAGAAATAAATGGGTTGGAAATTTACATAATGATACCAGTGTATTGCAGACATACAATAATTGTTATAAACAGTAACTGAACCTACCTTATACATTCCCACAACTGAATTTTAAATCAATGGAATGGCTTTTAATACAGAGTTGAAAACTAAATGGATTTAAAAATTAAGTCATCACAACAATGTATATTGTGAAGATGATATAGTATTTCTACTGCAAAACCGAAAGCTACAGTATAAAGTCCCTTTTTACTGATAAGGGATTCAAGATTGTGACATGGAAAGTTGCCCATCACCCAGTGATATCATGAGTTCTGATGTCTGATCTTCAGCTCTTTGAATGAATACAGTATGCCTATCACTAAAAAATAGCACTACCTACCTAAAATGTTTGACTGCCTAAGTCTGCCAGTACAATAAAGCATCTACTTGCCTTCCTTGCTTTCCTTGTAAGTAAGAGTCTTTCCACAGTAAGAGAGGGCAATGTGAAGAATTTATGTCTCATCAGGAGAATGATGTCATGCCTCTTCTGAactaaaattaaataaacaatacCTCTGACTTGAGTCAAAGGAGCAAAGTACCATATTATTTTTCCTTTGGCACAGCAGTATGGGTGAATGGTATTGCGACAAAGTGTCTATATTGGGACAAAAGTCTCTGAGGAATCTGGCAGTCCCTGAGTTGAAGTCTCAGAAGTGTGCAAATTCATTTGGCCAAAAGGTATTTTATATGCAATGGCCCTGATCCATGGAAGATGAGTTGTGCCCAAGTTCTGGTGaactcaatggaatttactttaACCTTGAAATCTCATTATCAAgcaagaatattaaaaaaaaacaagtggAGTCAAGAGAAATGCTGGCATATGTTTTCTGAAGTAAAGTTTAAAAAACACTACATCTGCCATGAGAGGAAATGGCACCAAGAGAAAGTGGCTACATTTGGACAAAGGTCTCAAAGGAATACTGCAGTTCCTGACTTGAAGACTCATACGCGCAAAAGCTCTTTTGGCCAAAAGGAATACAATGGTCTTCATCATGGgcttagccaggatttttgttttggGTGGGCCAGGCTTTTCTtgggggacagaacctcagttagctaaataattttattgatttttattgatgggggggcagctgcccctccctgcccatgCTCCTGATCCAGAGAGAAAAAATGTTCGTCCTATGTTCTGGAGAACTCAAGCAAACTTTATTTAACCATAAAATCTCATTGATTTCTATGAAGTTCAAGGGCAGCAGATTTACTTGGGACCAAACCTGGTTTAAAAGGCTTTTTTTATAAACTGCATCTTGCATTCCTGTTATCTTCCATTTGCGAGGCCACCCAGAAGAATCTAGAAATGGTGGTTTGCGCTGTTAACTATCCAGCTATTAGAAAGTCACAAATAGGGAGAAAGAAGATGGTATCTCAAATAGCTTGCCAGGATTATCTTCCTGTTATCAACACACAGACGGAAGATGCATTAGTCAGCAAAATCAATATCAACTTCAACATGCCAATGCCTTCAATATGTGTAGATGTCAGGGAGTGTTGATAAAAAATGAGTGTAGTTAATTAACtagaagatttattgcaaaaacagagtTCACTGAAGCGGCGATCCCAGCTGTTTATCTATAAATCAAAGATGTCCCTTCTAAGGAGGGTGTTTCCGGCGAGACCAGAAACAGCCAAACTTCTTCTTGTGATGTATTCTGTCTTGCAGACCCCCCTTATG
The nucleotide sequence above comes from Podarcis raffonei isolate rPodRaf1 chromosome 1, rPodRaf1.pri, whole genome shotgun sequence. Encoded proteins:
- the LOC128402738 gene encoding olfactory receptor 5V1-like, which encodes MEKANITKTRDFYFTELSDLPEVRIFLFVAILLIYLITLAGNGSILMAIATDVHLQTPMYFFISNLSFLDVLCPTVTVPKMLQVFLSEDKSISFVGCALQLFFLIDAVGTEILLLSVMAYDRYVAICSPLHYTNIMTKWRCVQLAAGTWLTGFISSMIHTSLTSTLSFCEPYKIHQYYCDIPPLMAASCSSTYLPELAALLVGGILGGGAFLVTLISYIYIISTILHMQSAEGRRKAFSTCGSHLTVVFLFYGTTIATYVRPTSSYSPKQDRIISMLYGIVTPMLNPMIYSLRNKDVKRALVKALSLKIFS